The Maridesulfovibrio frigidus DSM 17176 genome has a segment encoding these proteins:
- the hemC gene encoding hydroxymethylbilane synthase encodes MRKITIATRGSKLALWQANHISDLLRKEYPGIEVQLLKIKTKGDIILDVPLAKVGGKGLFVKEIEEALLAKKADLAVHSMKDVPTQLPEGLEVGIIPPREADTDTLLSVKYASLKDLPAGAVIGTSSLRRQSQLLALRDDLEVKFLRGNLDTRVGKLLAGDFDAIILATAGLNRLNLSAPKSEILGPPTFLPAVAQGALGIEYRIEDTEIQDILKFIHHEETAQQVRAERGFLTGLEGGCQVPIAAWSVFEGENIKLTGFVADIDGTSPIRMERTGLAVEAWDIGMKLADDVLAKGAKEILDRVYAECGKG; translated from the coding sequence ATGAGAAAAATTACCATCGCGACCCGCGGAAGCAAACTTGCTCTCTGGCAGGCTAATCATATCTCTGACCTTCTTCGCAAGGAATACCCCGGCATCGAAGTTCAGTTGCTCAAGATCAAAACAAAGGGCGACATAATTCTGGACGTTCCACTTGCAAAAGTTGGCGGCAAAGGATTGTTCGTAAAAGAGATCGAAGAAGCGCTCCTAGCGAAAAAAGCAGATCTGGCTGTTCACAGCATGAAAGACGTACCGACTCAGCTTCCTGAAGGGCTAGAAGTAGGTATCATTCCGCCAAGAGAAGCTGACACCGACACTCTTCTATCCGTTAAATATGCATCGCTCAAAGACCTTCCTGCTGGCGCAGTTATAGGAACGAGCTCCCTACGTAGACAGTCGCAGCTCCTAGCCCTGCGGGACGATCTTGAGGTTAAATTTCTGCGCGGCAACCTTGATACCCGTGTGGGCAAACTTCTTGCTGGCGATTTTGACGCCATTATACTTGCTACAGCGGGTCTGAACAGACTCAATCTTTCCGCTCCTAAGAGCGAAATTCTCGGACCTCCGACCTTCCTGCCAGCAGTGGCACAGGGCGCGCTAGGAATCGAGTATAGAATTGAAGATACCGAAATTCAAGATATCCTTAAGTTCATTCACCATGAAGAAACAGCACAGCAGGTTCGCGCTGAACGCGGATTCTTGACTGGGCTTGAAGGCGGTTGTCAGGTTCCCATCGCAGCATGGTCTGTATTTGAAGGTGAAAATATCAAGCTGACTGGATTTGTTGCAGATATCGACGGAACATCCCCTATCAGAATGGAAAGAACTGGATTAGCTGTCGAAGCATGGGACATTGGAATGAAATTAGCCGACGACGTTCTTGCCAAAGGTGCAAAAGAAATTCTCGACCGTGTCTATGCAGAATGCGGCAAAGGCTAG
- a CDS encoding helix-hairpin-helix domain-containing protein, with translation MQNAAKASILKSFRTLPGVGKVIAEDLWNMGYRALEDLKGEDPEEMYIQLEELAGQHVDRCMLYVFRCVNYCVNNKERDPHLEKWWSWKD, from the coding sequence ATGCAGAATGCGGCAAAGGCTAGCATACTAAAAAGCTTCCGCACTCTACCAGGAGTTGGCAAAGTTATTGCCGAAGACCTCTGGAACATGGGATATCGCGCGCTTGAAGACCTAAAGGGCGAAGATCCGGAAGAAATGTATATCCAGTTGGAAGAATTAGCAGGGCAGCACGTGGATCGCTGCATGCTCTACGTTTTCAGATGCGTAAATTACTGCGTTAATAATAAAGAACGCGATCCGCACCTTGAAAAATGGTGGAGCTGGAAAGACTGA
- the selD gene encoding selenide, water dikinase SelD has translation MSAWELVKTVKAAGUAAKIAPGDLEQVLEGLAVEDERLLTGLGGNDDSAIVSFPAGKALVQTVDFLTPVVNDPYCFGQIAAANSLSDVYAMGGVPWTAMNIVCYPMKKMGSEVLREILKGGMDKIRESGAVLAGGHSVEDDEIKYGLSVTGYIDPDKFASNKGLCEGDHLLLTKPLGTGVLATALKADWDGAERFEKDVYKWASRLNVTGGKIIRELGLLGATDVTGFGLGGHVLEMAAASGVAVELWLDKVPFMDDVVELASMGLLPAGSFANRDFCSSQVEVKDCADQIKTDLVFDAQTSGGLILALPESKLRQATDMLLETGDLAAHVGQVVSCDSGQGRLRIV, from the coding sequence ATGTCCGCTTGGGAACTGGTCAAGACTGTCAAAGCCGCGGGTTGAGCCGCCAAGATCGCTCCGGGGGACCTGGAGCAAGTGCTTGAAGGTTTAGCTGTTGAAGACGAGCGTCTGCTGACTGGACTGGGGGGGAATGATGATTCCGCCATAGTGTCTTTTCCTGCGGGCAAAGCTCTCGTGCAGACTGTGGATTTTTTAACGCCAGTTGTGAATGACCCATATTGTTTTGGACAGATTGCGGCTGCTAATTCACTTTCTGATGTATATGCTATGGGCGGTGTTCCATGGACCGCGATGAATATTGTTTGTTACCCCATGAAAAAAATGGGAAGCGAAGTTCTGCGCGAAATTTTAAAAGGCGGCATGGATAAAATCCGTGAATCCGGAGCTGTTCTGGCTGGCGGACATAGCGTCGAAGATGATGAAATTAAGTATGGTCTGTCGGTTACAGGCTATATTGACCCAGATAAATTTGCTTCTAATAAAGGTCTCTGTGAAGGGGACCATTTATTGCTTACCAAGCCACTGGGAACTGGGGTATTGGCAACTGCTCTTAAAGCAGACTGGGACGGGGCCGAGCGGTTTGAGAAAGACGTTTATAAATGGGCTTCACGGCTAAATGTGACTGGTGGGAAGATCATTCGTGAGCTTGGTTTGCTTGGTGCTACGGATGTCACTGGGTTCGGACTGGGTGGGCATGTGCTTGAAATGGCTGCCGCATCTGGAGTTGCTGTTGAGTTGTGGCTGGATAAAGTGCCATTCATGGATGATGTGGTTGAACTTGCATCCATGGGACTGCTTCCGGCTGGAAGTTTTGCCAATCGTGATTTTTGTAGTTCGCAGGTCGAAGTTAAAGATTGTGCAGATCAAATTAAGACAGATCTTGTGTTTGATGCTCAGACTTCCGGCGGATTGATTTTAGCTTTGCCTGAATCTAAACTTCGTCAGGCAACAGATATGCTGCTTGAGACTGGGGATTTGGCTGCTCATGTGGGGCAGGTTGTTTCTTGTGACTCGGGCCAGGGGCGGTTGCGGATAGTGTAA
- the cobT gene encoding nicotinate-nucleotide--dimethylbenzimidazole phosphoribosyltransferase, producing MTNYSKADLENIISQVAEVDSALEKSARAHLDNLTKPMGSLGRLEDLAVKMYVASGGNPPCSDPARIYTIAGDHGVNAENVSFYPQEVTRQMVENFVRGGAGINVLARTSGVELMVVDAGCKGGSFPDHPDLIQRKIGDGTANISKGPAMTEKDCLKAIFLGIDLADEAHRDGVKTLGTGEMGVSNTTPSTALYCAYFGLEPKLVTGPGGGIDAEGVIRKTGVVCDALAANGEVVAEGGALSILTALGGYEIAALAGLIIGGAKNRQMVCIDGFISTAAYAAAYKLCPAVGGYSVLSHASAEPGYAGVVKALGRRPLLHLDMRLGEGSGAALSMFMLRVASNIYTDMATFDDAGVDPGT from the coding sequence ATGACAAATTATTCCAAAGCAGATTTAGAAAATATAATATCACAGGTAGCAGAAGTTGATTCTGCTCTTGAGAAATCTGCGCGCGCCCACTTGGATAATTTAACTAAGCCGATGGGCAGCCTTGGTCGGCTGGAAGATCTTGCGGTTAAGATGTATGTTGCATCGGGCGGCAATCCTCCTTGTTCCGATCCTGCTCGTATTTATACCATTGCGGGCGATCATGGCGTTAATGCAGAAAATGTGAGTTTTTATCCGCAAGAAGTCACTCGCCAGATGGTGGAAAATTTTGTCCGTGGCGGTGCAGGCATTAATGTGCTGGCTAGAACTTCGGGCGTTGAGCTTATGGTGGTTGATGCTGGTTGTAAGGGCGGTAGTTTTCCTGATCATCCTGACCTTATTCAGCGCAAGATTGGTGATGGAACAGCAAATATTTCTAAGGGGCCAGCCATGACTGAGAAGGATTGCTTAAAAGCAATTTTTCTTGGTATTGATCTGGCTGATGAAGCTCATAGGGATGGGGTTAAGACTCTTGGTACTGGCGAGATGGGTGTTTCAAATACGACACCGTCTACTGCTCTTTACTGTGCATATTTCGGTTTGGAGCCTAAGTTAGTAACTGGTCCCGGTGGCGGCATTGATGCTGAAGGCGTGATCAGAAAGACTGGAGTTGTTTGCGACGCTCTTGCCGCTAATGGAGAGGTTGTCGCGGAGGGTGGTGCTCTTTCAATCCTTACAGCTTTGGGTGGTTATGAAATTGCCGCGCTTGCTGGACTGATCATCGGTGGTGCTAAAAACAGACAGATGGTTTGTATCGACGGTTTTATTTCAACTGCGGCTTATGCGGCGGCTTATAAGCTTTGTCCTGCTGTGGGGGGTTATTCTGTTTTGAGCCATGCCTCAGCTGAGCCCGGTTATGCTGGAGTTGTGAAGGCTCTTGGCAGACGTCCTTTGCTGCATTTGGATATGCGTCTTGGTGAAGGGTCTGGCGCGGCGCTTAGCATGTTTATGCTTCGGGTTGCTTCGAATATTTATACCGATATGGCGACATTTGATGATGCCGGAGTCGATCCCGGTACTTGA
- a CDS encoding WcbI family polysaccharide biosynthesis putative acetyltransferase produces MKKKVCILQANCQGEPIENLLRLSREFSETYEIHRFTNYIREVIPDELLANCDIFIYQHLAEPWKEFSSANLCSKMKQGCKTIAFPSMLFIHYWPLWSGKKGFDYTDTFLESLIERDLSESQILHLFMNAKLTKIYDFESIIAKSEQIERAKESLCSAGYFDYILDNYKQKRLFNTINHPSAELLSRTANTILSELKWPEVTCDQIETFPEPFPEFEQPIHPQIAEYLGLEFAGPETRYNVYGASLTFEEYAIRYIKCRQMGIKDFISFLHATAKKTTPPS; encoded by the coding sequence ATGAAGAAGAAAGTTTGCATATTACAGGCGAATTGCCAAGGTGAACCTATTGAGAATCTCTTGCGACTTAGTCGCGAGTTTTCGGAAACTTACGAAATTCACCGTTTCACCAATTATATACGTGAAGTAATTCCTGATGAGCTATTAGCAAATTGTGATATTTTTATATACCAACACCTTGCAGAACCGTGGAAAGAATTCTCTTCAGCGAACCTTTGTAGCAAGATGAAACAAGGCTGTAAAACCATCGCCTTTCCGAGCATGCTTTTCATTCACTACTGGCCACTCTGGTCAGGTAAAAAAGGATTCGATTACACTGATACATTCCTTGAATCTTTGATCGAAAGAGATCTCAGCGAATCACAGATTCTGCACCTTTTTATGAATGCCAAGCTCACAAAAATTTATGATTTCGAATCCATTATTGCCAAATCTGAACAGATAGAAAGGGCCAAAGAAAGTTTATGCTCCGCCGGATATTTCGATTACATACTCGATAACTATAAGCAAAAGAGATTGTTTAACACTATCAATCATCCCAGCGCGGAGCTGCTCAGCCGCACTGCAAATACAATTCTCTCAGAACTTAAGTGGCCCGAGGTAACCTGCGATCAAATTGAAACATTCCCTGAACCGTTCCCCGAATTCGAGCAGCCAATTCATCCACAAATAGCAGAATACTTAGGCTTAGAATTCGCAGGCCCGGAAACCCGCTACAACGTCTACGGGGCAAGCCTGACTTTCGAAGAATATGCCATCCGCTACATAAAATGCCGCCAGATGGGCATAAAAGATTTCATAAGTTTCCTACACGCAACAGCTAAGAAGACAACTCCCCCCAGCTAA
- the thrB gene encoding homoserine kinase, whose translation MSDRDLKFSEASGVSLIGMAGAGKSTLAPLLAAKLGWRNLDTDLVIEAFYGRLLQDVVDYLGVEKFRETEDEILSTLGAIRTVVSTGGSVIYGARAMENLQRLGPVIYLCIDCETCLERVGKGDGRGLAKDPEQSLEALYNERVPIYERYADFTIDTDKFSSDECAEQIAQWLKSIQE comes from the coding sequence ATGAGTGATAGAGATTTGAAATTTTCCGAAGCCAGCGGAGTCAGCCTTATCGGGATGGCCGGAGCAGGCAAATCAACACTCGCTCCCCTTTTAGCTGCGAAGCTGGGCTGGAGGAACCTTGATACCGATCTGGTAATAGAAGCTTTCTACGGCAGGCTTTTGCAAGATGTAGTAGATTATCTCGGAGTGGAAAAGTTCCGTGAAACAGAAGATGAAATATTATCTACTCTCGGCGCTATCAGGACGGTTGTTTCTACGGGCGGAAGCGTTATTTATGGCGCACGGGCAATGGAAAATTTACAAAGGCTCGGACCTGTTATCTATCTTTGTATAGATTGCGAAACCTGCCTTGAGCGGGTTGGAAAAGGGGACGGACGCGGTCTTGCAAAAGATCCTGAGCAGTCCCTTGAAGCCCTCTATAATGAACGCGTGCCTATCTATGAGCGCTACGCCGATTTTACAATTGATACGGATAAATTTTCATCTGATGAATGCGCTGAGCAAATTGCACAGTGGCTTAAGTCGATACAAGAATAA
- the pyrR gene encoding bifunctional pyr operon transcriptional regulator/uracil phosphoribosyltransferase PyrR, which translates to MQNQKIILSEKAMARTLERLVSEVMERRGDNENLAIIGIQRRGADLAQRLKDLLDDRLGRKIPLGKLDINLYRDDWTNLSRQPSINCTEIPFDIESSSIILVDDVLFSGRTVRAALEAVLDFGRPRRVELLVLVDRGHRELPIRADYIGKEVRTGGDQHVNVLVKERDGEDKVVLTLPETK; encoded by the coding sequence ATGCAGAATCAAAAAATTATACTTTCAGAAAAAGCGATGGCTCGAACTCTGGAGAGACTTGTTTCAGAGGTAATGGAGCGTCGCGGCGACAACGAGAATTTGGCTATAATCGGCATTCAGCGCCGTGGAGCGGATCTGGCCCAGAGATTAAAAGATTTGTTAGACGACCGCCTTGGTAGGAAAATACCTCTTGGGAAGCTGGATATCAATCTTTATCGTGATGATTGGACAAATTTAAGCCGTCAGCCATCCATTAATTGCACCGAGATTCCTTTTGATATTGAGTCTTCATCAATTATTCTGGTTGATGATGTTCTCTTTTCGGGAAGGACTGTTCGTGCTGCACTTGAGGCTGTTCTGGATTTCGGAAGGCCACGCAGAGTTGAGCTTCTAGTCTTGGTTGATCGCGGACATCGTGAGCTTCCTATACGAGCAGATTACATAGGTAAAGAAGTCAGAACCGGTGGCGATCAGCATGTGAATGTGCTGGTCAAAGAGCGCGACGGCGAAGATAAGGTTGTCCTTACCCTGCCTGAAACAAAGTAG
- a CDS encoding heavy metal translocating P-type ATPase, which produces MNALFEIKGMTCSACSTRLERVIGNMDGVNHASVNLATESLAVKFDEQITSTKKVMESVEMAGFEATEKIEGTEVLLPISGMTCSACSSRLERVLNVTDGIIEAAVNLPGESATIKFNSAIISLRNIRQTISDIGFEAGKVEETKDAHKNFDARRKQNEAKLALMKQRLINALAFTIPLLIITMGHMVGMPLPEMINPHYSPLGFALIQLFLTLPVMWFGKDFYIHGFPTLMRGAPNMDSLIAVGTSAAFVYSLWNLIEIAMGIDPQMKAMDLYFESAATIIALISLGKFQEGRAKSRTSEAIEKLMDLTPAKAILLENGEHIVTPIEEIGPGDNILIRPGDRVGADGAVYEGHSEIDESMLTGESMPVSKTIGDDVAGGTVNTGGGALKVRIKNVGENTVLSRIIKLVQEAQGSKAPISSLADTVSFYFVPTVMAIAVISGLCWYGFSDEPFSFALRIFISVMVIACPCAMGLATPTAIMVGTGRGAQLGVLVKSGEALETAGKIDTMIFDKTGTLTYGQPELADTFIIEGNDADEVLALAASAEQQSEHPLAKAVLRGAEDAKLTLPETTSFNAVAGLGIATKTGGYSMLLGNQEYLNRNFVGDLNNKDAQAAATRFEEAGQSPLYIAKNGKLIGILAIADKIKEEAPATIKKLHALGVKTIMLTGDNEKVARTIANSAGIDEVVAQVMPDRKAEVVNKEKGLGRRVAMIGDGINDAPALASADLGIAMGTGIDVAIESGDVVLMKGDLTGVLTAISLSRATVRNIKQNLFWAFAFNVLGIPVAAGVLYIFGGPTLSPMFAAAAMSLSSVTVVTNALRLKFFSIED; this is translated from the coding sequence ATGAATGCTCTTTTTGAAATCAAAGGAATGACCTGTTCAGCATGTTCAACACGCCTTGAACGGGTCATCGGTAACATGGATGGAGTTAACCACGCCAGCGTTAATCTGGCTACTGAATCCTTAGCTGTAAAATTTGACGAGCAGATAACGTCCACCAAAAAAGTCATGGAATCCGTTGAAATGGCAGGTTTTGAAGCCACCGAAAAGATTGAAGGAACCGAAGTTCTGCTCCCAATATCCGGCATGACCTGTTCAGCGTGCTCTTCAAGGCTTGAGCGCGTTTTAAATGTGACTGACGGAATCATTGAAGCGGCGGTAAACCTACCCGGTGAGTCTGCTACAATAAAATTTAACTCCGCTATAATTTCACTTCGTAATATCAGACAAACAATCTCAGATATTGGCTTTGAGGCTGGGAAAGTTGAAGAGACAAAAGATGCACACAAAAATTTCGACGCTAGGCGCAAGCAAAACGAAGCAAAACTGGCTTTAATGAAACAGCGGTTGATCAATGCGCTGGCGTTTACCATCCCACTGCTCATAATCACCATGGGCCATATGGTGGGCATGCCGCTACCTGAGATGATCAATCCGCACTACTCACCGCTTGGTTTTGCTCTTATTCAATTGTTTCTAACCCTGCCTGTCATGTGGTTCGGTAAAGATTTTTACATCCACGGGTTCCCTACTCTTATGCGCGGCGCACCGAATATGGATTCTCTGATCGCTGTGGGAACATCTGCGGCTTTCGTTTATTCACTTTGGAACCTTATTGAAATCGCCATGGGTATTGATCCTCAAATGAAGGCCATGGACCTTTATTTTGAATCAGCTGCTACTATCATCGCGCTTATTTCTCTTGGAAAATTTCAGGAAGGACGTGCTAAATCGCGAACATCCGAAGCCATTGAAAAACTTATGGATCTGACTCCGGCAAAAGCCATCTTGCTGGAAAACGGAGAACATATTGTAACTCCCATCGAAGAAATCGGCCCCGGCGATAATATTTTAATCCGCCCCGGCGACAGAGTCGGTGCTGACGGAGCCGTTTACGAAGGACATTCCGAGATTGATGAGTCAATGCTTACAGGCGAAAGTATGCCAGTCTCCAAGACAATCGGCGATGATGTTGCAGGTGGTACAGTTAATACTGGTGGAGGCGCGCTCAAAGTTCGCATTAAAAATGTCGGAGAAAACACGGTTCTTTCACGCATCATCAAGTTGGTGCAGGAAGCACAAGGATCAAAAGCTCCGATATCCAGCTTAGCTGACACTGTGAGCTTTTACTTTGTGCCTACGGTTATGGCTATTGCCGTTATTTCAGGACTTTGCTGGTACGGATTCAGCGACGAGCCATTCTCCTTTGCCCTGCGTATTTTCATCAGCGTAATGGTTATTGCCTGCCCTTGCGCCATGGGACTTGCAACGCCGACAGCCATAATGGTCGGAACTGGGCGCGGAGCACAGCTAGGCGTCCTTGTTAAATCAGGTGAAGCTCTTGAGACTGCTGGCAAAATAGACACTATGATCTTCGATAAGACAGGCACTCTGACCTACGGACAGCCTGAGCTTGCAGACACTTTCATCATAGAAGGAAATGATGCGGATGAAGTTCTAGCCCTCGCCGCATCTGCGGAACAGCAATCGGAACATCCTCTGGCAAAAGCGGTTCTCCGCGGAGCCGAAGACGCGAAGTTAACGCTGCCAGAAACAACTTCATTCAATGCGGTGGCGGGTCTAGGCATTGCCACCAAGACGGGTGGATATTCCATGTTGCTTGGTAATCAGGAATATTTAAATCGAAATTTTGTCGGAGATCTTAACAATAAAGATGCGCAAGCTGCCGCTACTCGTTTTGAAGAGGCAGGACAAAGCCCGCTTTATATCGCCAAGAACGGTAAGTTGATCGGAATTCTGGCTATTGCGGATAAAATTAAAGAAGAAGCGCCTGCTACAATTAAAAAGCTGCACGCGCTTGGCGTGAAAACAATTATGCTGACAGGAGATAATGAAAAAGTTGCTCGAACTATTGCGAACAGCGCAGGGATTGATGAAGTCGTCGCGCAAGTTATGCCGGATCGTAAAGCTGAAGTAGTTAACAAAGAAAAAGGTTTAGGGCGTAGAGTTGCTATGATCGGGGATGGGATTAATGATGCCCCGGCTCTTGCCTCGGCTGATTTAGGAATAGCCATGGGAACGGGGATAGACGTTGCCATCGAGTCCGGTGATGTGGTGCTTATGAAAGGGGATTTAACGGGAGTGCTAACTGCTATCTCGCTCAGCCGGGCTACGGTTCGCAACATTAAACAGAATCTATTCTGGGCATTCGCATTCAACGTACTGGGAATTCCTGTTGCCGCCGGAGTCCTTTATATATTCGGAGGCCCGACTCTTTCCCCCATGTTTGCGGCAGCGGCAATGTCACTAAGCTCAGTCACCGTGGTAACAAACGCATTGCGGCTTAAGTTTTTCTCAATCGAAGATTAG
- a CDS encoding TetR/AcrR family transcriptional regulator, translating to MKTKDIILATAKEMISQVGFHRATTSNLAKTANISEGTIYRHFESKEDILLHILAALEEQFANYIESIRQKLDKDQCSLEMIMEEYFTFVEANEVEVKIMLSTYGLLDSSKRLMAIFLKNLELILQDCMKLGIKSGKVKDVPIEENATVVMTIIFGLTRLHLYWPNETDVRTEAIEFCRRSLLK from the coding sequence ATGAAAACCAAAGATATCATCTTGGCAACAGCCAAGGAAATGATCTCTCAGGTGGGTTTCCATAGAGCCACAACCTCGAATTTAGCGAAGACTGCCAATATTTCTGAAGGAACTATATATAGGCATTTTGAAAGTAAGGAAGATATTCTTCTTCATATTCTTGCAGCACTTGAAGAGCAGTTCGCTAATTATATTGAGAGTATTCGCCAGAAACTTGATAAAGATCAATGTTCTCTGGAAATGATAATGGAAGAGTATTTTACCTTTGTTGAAGCCAATGAAGTTGAGGTTAAGATCATGCTTTCCACTTATGGATTGCTCGATTCTTCAAAGCGACTTATGGCTATTTTCCTTAAGAATCTTGAATTGATTCTACAGGATTGCATGAAGCTCGGAATTAAGAGCGGAAAAGTAAAAGACGTTCCAATAGAAGAAAATGCAACAGTAGTGATGACAATTATTTTTGGTTTGACCAGATTACATTTGTACTGGCCTAACGAAACAGATGTCCGCACTGAAGCTATTGAATTCTGCCGTCGCAGTCTTCTCAAATAG
- a CDS encoding IscA/HesB family protein, whose product MVEITEAASKQLESYFADKDKTPIRIYLATGGUAGPRLALALDEPKDNDENIDAAGFTFLIDKELNGQGSPFKVDLSYSGFVITSDMDMGGGGECGSCSGSCG is encoded by the coding sequence ATGGTTGAAATTACAGAAGCTGCTAGCAAGCAGTTAGAAAGCTACTTTGCAGATAAAGACAAAACCCCTATACGCATCTATCTTGCGACCGGTGGCTGAGCAGGCCCCCGATTGGCATTGGCTCTGGATGAGCCAAAAGATAATGACGAAAATATAGATGCTGCAGGTTTTACGTTTCTTATAGACAAAGAACTGAATGGACAGGGAAGCCCTTTTAAAGTTGACCTAAGCTATAGCGGATTTGTTATCACATCCGATATGGATATGGGCGGCGGCGGAGAATGCGGATCCTGCTCAGGAAGCTGCGGCTAA
- a CDS encoding CBS domain-containing protein has translation MYVGLKMLKDFVTVTPETLVKDADKLLEDNQLWMLLVKDGEDLVGYVTKEDVRAALPSIITSLEKHELNYLLDKITVKDVVRKTITTIPPETDIEAAADLMFEMNLSGLAVVDEDEKLIGYINRNKMLEVLVEEMGLKHGGSRIVVEAEERTGVLYELAGIISNMKYSIISTGLFYHKSRRMVVVRIDTEDPAPVISALKERGHKVVGPSDFMSEWKV, from the coding sequence ATGTATGTAGGACTGAAAATGCTTAAGGATTTTGTTACGGTAACTCCTGAAACTTTAGTGAAGGATGCGGACAAACTTCTAGAAGATAATCAGTTGTGGATGCTTCTTGTCAAAGATGGTGAAGACCTTGTCGGTTATGTCACCAAAGAGGATGTCCGAGCAGCTTTGCCTTCAATTATTACTTCTCTCGAGAAGCACGAACTGAACTATTTACTTGATAAAATCACAGTTAAAGATGTGGTTCGTAAAACTATAACAACAATTCCTCCTGAGACAGATATAGAAGCTGCTGCAGATCTGATGTTTGAGATGAATCTTTCCGGCCTAGCTGTAGTCGATGAAGACGAAAAACTAATCGGCTATATCAATCGTAATAAGATGCTTGAAGTTCTTGTAGAAGAAATGGGTCTTAAGCACGGTGGATCGCGGATAGTTGTCGAAGCTGAAGAGCGCACAGGGGTTCTTTATGAACTTGCTGGAATTATTTCAAATATGAAATACAGCATTATCAGTACTGGTCTTTTTTATCATAAAAGTCGCAGAATGGTAGTTGTACGCATCGATACTGAAGATCCTGCGCCAGTCATTAGCGCTTTAAAAGAACGCGGACACAAAGTTGTCGGGCCTTCTGATTTTATGAGCGAGTGGAAAGTTTAA
- a CDS encoding hydrogenase maturation nickel metallochaperone HypA/HybF, with protein MHEMSIAQSILAIVEEELRKHPDAKLKKVTVANGALAGIVSDALTFGWEAITMGTPLEGSVLVVNEIPIKVSCGGCSKEFIPEDKLYMPCPDCDLEIGHKVLQGKELHIEGIEID; from the coding sequence ATGCATGAAATGTCAATAGCTCAAAGCATACTTGCCATAGTGGAAGAGGAATTGAGGAAACACCCCGATGCAAAGCTTAAGAAAGTTACAGTTGCAAACGGAGCCCTCGCCGGAATCGTATCAGACGCTCTAACCTTCGGATGGGAAGCCATTACAATGGGAACCCCGCTTGAAGGATCGGTTCTTGTTGTTAATGAAATACCAATAAAAGTAAGTTGCGGTGGATGCTCGAAAGAATTCATCCCTGAAGATAAACTTTACATGCCATGCCCCGATTGCGACCTCGAAATAGGACACAAAGTCCTTCAAGGGAAGGAACTGCACATCGAAGGCATAGAGATTGATTAA
- the hypB gene encoding hydrogenase nickel incorporation protein HypB, protein MAEVPIIRNILEANDRISEELNKFFTDNKILCLNLMSSPGSGKTSLLEKTLTDLKGEFKMAVIEGDLQTDNDARRVAATGAQAVQINTDGGCHLNSSQVKEALSLIDTDGLDILFVENVGNLVCPAEFNVGEDHKIALLTVTEGDDKPEKYPLMFHISSVMILNKIDLLPYVDFDMEKAKKHASKLNADIKIFPLSCRSREGLEGWYQWLREARATKA, encoded by the coding sequence ATGGCTGAAGTGCCTATCATACGGAATATCCTGGAAGCAAATGACAGAATTTCTGAAGAACTAAACAAATTTTTCACAGATAACAAGATTCTTTGCCTCAACCTTATGAGTTCTCCAGGATCAGGTAAAACCAGCCTTTTGGAAAAGACACTCACAGACCTTAAAGGTGAGTTCAAGATGGCTGTTATCGAAGGTGATCTGCAGACAGACAACGACGCACGCCGCGTTGCTGCAACTGGAGCTCAGGCAGTCCAGATCAATACCGACGGTGGATGCCACCTTAACTCTAGTCAGGTTAAAGAGGCTCTGAGCCTGATTGACACTGACGGTCTTGATATCCTTTTCGTTGAAAACGTAGGTAACTTAGTTTGTCCTGCGGAATTCAATGTAGGTGAAGATCACAAAATTGCTCTTTTGACTGTGACTGAGGGTGATGACAAACCTGAAAAATACCCCCTCATGTTCCACATTTCTTCTGTAATGATCCTGAACAAAATCGACCTTCTTCCTTATGTTGATTTTGATATGGAAAAAGCTAAAAAGCACGCCAGCAAACTTAATGCTGATATTAAAATATTCCCTCTTTCCTGTCGCTCACGAGAAGGGCTTGAAGGCTGGTATCAGTGGCTTAGAGAAGCGAGAGCTACAAAAGCTTAA